One window of the Parasphingopyxis algicola genome contains the following:
- a CDS encoding XrtA/PEP-CTERM system-associated ATPase gives MYSEHYGLTGNPFQLTPDPRFWFESETHKKAMAYLGYGLAQGEGFIVITGDIGAGKTTLVGHLMATIDTSRLTAVQIVSTQVEGDDMLRLVAQQLGIDAHGVEKAELIDRVERFLHGQAREGKRTLLIVDEAQNLSVSALEELRMLSNFQSAGRALLQIFLLGQPEFRDRVRKAPNLEQLRQRVIATHHLDPMQANEIEPYIVHRLSIAGWTGKPQFTVEAYATLYRATDGVPRRLNTLMARVLLFGAVEDLETIDGDAVKAVVADLAGEDADVVPESEPALSASENVEADEPPETVDLSKTDPEPADLDSDIYASLVATEQPEEERVKEPVQLDRSVAAPGSANNDAGEEADADARIAALEARLEEQEAALRRVLTLLVQWVEEEDTQPSFGVVRGDAA, from the coding sequence ATGTATAGCGAACATTACGGCCTGACCGGGAACCCGTTCCAGCTCACGCCCGATCCGCGTTTCTGGTTCGAAAGCGAAACGCACAAAAAGGCGATGGCCTATCTCGGCTATGGCCTGGCGCAGGGCGAGGGTTTCATCGTCATCACCGGCGATATCGGCGCGGGCAAGACGACTTTGGTCGGCCATCTGATGGCGACGATCGACACGTCCCGGCTCACCGCGGTGCAGATCGTGTCCACCCAGGTCGAAGGCGATGATATGCTGCGTCTCGTGGCGCAGCAGCTCGGCATCGACGCCCATGGTGTCGAAAAGGCCGAGCTGATCGACCGGGTCGAACGCTTCCTTCACGGCCAGGCGCGCGAGGGCAAGCGGACGCTGCTCATCGTCGACGAAGCCCAGAATCTCTCGGTTTCGGCGCTCGAAGAGCTGCGCATGTTGTCCAATTTCCAGTCGGCCGGCCGCGCGCTGCTCCAGATATTCCTGCTCGGCCAGCCCGAGTTTCGCGACCGGGTCCGCAAGGCCCCCAATCTCGAACAGCTGCGCCAGCGGGTGATCGCGACGCATCATCTCGATCCGATGCAGGCGAACGAGATCGAGCCCTACATCGTGCATCGGCTTTCGATCGCCGGATGGACCGGCAAGCCGCAATTCACCGTCGAGGCCTATGCGACGCTCTACCGGGCAACCGACGGCGTACCGCGCCGCCTCAACACGCTGATGGCGCGCGTGCTGCTGTTCGGCGCCGTGGAAGATCTCGAGACGATCGATGGCGATGCCGTCAAGGCCGTTGTCGCGGATCTGGCCGGCGAGGATGCTGACGTTGTGCCAGAGAGCGAACCGGCATTGTCCGCCAGCGAAAATGTGGAGGCTGATGAGCCGCCCGAGACTGTCGATCTTTCCAAAACGGACCCCGAGCCGGCCGACCTGGACAGCGATATCTACGCGTCGCTGGTAGCAACCGAGCAGCCGGAAGAAGAGCGAGTGAAAGAACCCGTCCAACTGGACCGGTCGGTCGCTGCGCCAGGGAGCGCAAATAACGATGCCGGCGAAGAGGCCGATGCGGACGCCCGGATCGCGGCGCTCGAAGCCCGGCTCGAGGAACAGGAAGCCGCCCTGCGCCGCGTCTTGACCTTGCTCGTCCAATGGGTCGAGGAAGAAGACACGCAGCCGAGTTTCGGCGTCGTTCGCGGCGACGCGGCCTAA
- a CDS encoding acyl-CoA ligase (AMP-forming), exosortase A system-associated translates to MTKTLNPDPRPLDHLALRGAPDAVALIDKQGELDFAGLEAAVGALAAWLRRRGLEPGDRVASWLNKTRLACLMPLAAARAGLVHVPVNPLLKRAQVGHILADSRARLLIGGQSRLGTLEEGDVPKDCTPVPEGDAALEGQGLPPSEADPDDLAAILYTSGSTGRPKGVMLSHANMWLGAVSVAHYLGTEPGDRTLCVLPFSFDYGQNQLFSSWYAGASVVPFDYLMPRDVTKAVRRHDATILAGVPPLWVQLTEIDWPGEIAGKLRVLTNSGGKMPVPLVQALRATFPNAALHSMYGLTEAFRSTTLDPALIDRMPDSIGKAIPFAEIMVVASGGGEADPGEAGELVHAGPLVALGYWQDPDRTALRFKPAPGFSDYGGMAVWSGDTVVRDEHGYLRFVGRDDAMIKSAGNRISPSEIEDAAIESGFTAEACAFGVPDERLGQAIILVVRGERGDADVGLKRFLKAELPNFMQPREIVWQEELPRNPNGKLDRTEIERKWGA, encoded by the coding sequence ATGACGAAAACCTTAAATCCCGACCCCAGGCCGCTCGATCATCTGGCGTTACGCGGAGCGCCGGACGCGGTTGCGCTGATCGACAAGCAGGGCGAGCTGGATTTTGCCGGGCTGGAGGCGGCTGTCGGCGCATTGGCGGCATGGCTGCGGCGGCGCGGGCTCGAACCGGGCGACCGGGTCGCCAGCTGGCTGAACAAAACCCGTCTCGCCTGCCTGATGCCGCTAGCGGCCGCGCGGGCGGGCTTGGTCCATGTGCCGGTCAATCCGCTGCTGAAGCGCGCCCAGGTGGGTCATATCCTTGCGGATAGCCGCGCACGGCTGCTGATCGGCGGACAATCGCGGCTTGGCACGCTCGAAGAGGGCGATGTGCCGAAGGACTGCACGCCCGTGCCCGAAGGCGATGCGGCGCTGGAAGGGCAGGGGCTGCCACCGTCCGAGGCGGATCCGGACGACCTGGCGGCCATTCTCTACACATCGGGGTCCACCGGCCGTCCCAAGGGCGTGATGCTGAGCCATGCCAATATGTGGCTGGGTGCGGTCAGCGTCGCGCATTATCTCGGGACCGAGCCTGGCGACCGGACGCTGTGCGTCCTGCCGTTCAGCTTCGACTATGGCCAGAATCAGCTATTTTCGAGTTGGTATGCCGGGGCCTCGGTCGTGCCGTTCGACTATCTGATGCCGCGTGACGTCACAAAGGCCGTGCGCCGTCATGACGCCACAATTCTCGCCGGCGTCCCGCCACTCTGGGTGCAATTGACCGAGATCGACTGGCCCGGTGAAATCGCCGGAAAACTGCGGGTTTTGACCAATAGCGGCGGCAAGATGCCGGTGCCGCTGGTCCAGGCGTTGCGCGCCACGTTTCCGAACGCCGCATTGCATTCGATGTACGGGCTGACCGAGGCTTTCCGGTCGACGACGCTCGATCCGGCGTTGATCGACCGCATGCCGGACAGCATCGGCAAGGCCATTCCGTTTGCCGAGATCATGGTCGTCGCATCCGGCGGCGGCGAGGCGGACCCCGGCGAGGCGGGCGAGCTGGTGCATGCAGGCCCGCTCGTAGCGCTCGGTTACTGGCAGGATCCGGACCGCACGGCCCTGCGTTTCAAGCCGGCACCGGGCTTTTCGGACTATGGCGGCATGGCGGTCTGGTCGGGCGATACGGTCGTTCGCGACGAGCACGGCTATCTGCGCTTCGTCGGCCGCGATGACGCCATGATCAAGAGCGCGGGAAACCGGATTTCACCGAGCGAGATCGAGGATGCGGCGATCGAAAGCGGATTTACCGCAGAAGCCTGTGCTTTCGGGGTTCCCGACGAGCGGCTCGGACAGGCGATCATACTGGTCGTTCGGGGCGAGCGGGGTGACGCCGATGTCGGGTTGAAACGTTTTCTCAAGGCCGAGCTGCCAAATTTCATGCAGCCGCGCGAGATCGTGTGGCAGGAAGAATTACCACGCAATCCGAATGGAAAGCTCGATCGCACTGAAATTGAACGGAAATGGGGCGCATGA
- a CDS encoding XrtA/PEP-CTERM system exopolysaccharide export protein, whose product MRVKSTKIAFCMGVSAFALAGCAGGSGQELPPASFVSTNQGPGEEYVIGPLDELTIFVWRNPELGAEVQVRPDGRITTPLIQDMVAVGKTPAMLADDITVMLAQYITEPRVSVIVNEFSGTYAQRVRVIGATEEPASIPYRANMTLLDAMIAVGGLSEFASGNRARLVRHDRATGEQREYDLRISSLLRRGDTTANVDLQPGDVIIIPESMF is encoded by the coding sequence ATGCGCGTCAAATCCACCAAGATTGCCTTTTGCATGGGCGTTTCCGCCTTCGCGCTGGCCGGTTGTGCCGGCGGCTCGGGGCAGGAATTGCCGCCCGCTTCCTTCGTCAGCACTAATCAGGGGCCGGGCGAGGAATATGTGATCGGCCCGCTCGACGAACTGACCATTTTCGTTTGGCGCAACCCGGAGCTCGGCGCGGAAGTGCAGGTTCGCCCGGACGGCCGGATCACCACGCCGCTGATCCAGGACATGGTGGCCGTGGGCAAGACGCCGGCGATGCTCGCCGATGATATCACGGTCATGCTCGCCCAATATATCACCGAGCCGCGCGTGTCGGTGATCGTCAACGAATTTTCGGGCACCTACGCCCAGCGTGTCCGCGTGATCGGCGCCACCGAGGAACCGGCATCGATCCCGTACCGGGCGAACATGACGTTGCTCGACGCGATGATCGCAGTCGGCGGCCTGTCGGAGTTTGCATCCGGCAACCGCGCCCGGCTCGTCCGGCACGACCGCGCGACCGGCGAACAGCGCGAATATGATCTGCGCATTTCCAGCCTGCTGCGGCGCGGCGACACGACGGCCAATGTCGATCTTCAGCCCGGCGACGTGATCATCATCCCCGAAAGCATGTTCTGA
- a CDS encoding XrtA system polysaccharide deacetylase has product MLNALSVDIEDWFQVGAFETVIARDDWDALAHRVERNSDAVLDLFDRAGVKGTFFTLGWVAERYPALIRRIAEAGHEVASHGWDHRRVFTMQPEEFRADIRKARAALEVAAGERVSGYRAPSFSIDARTPWAHEILAEEGYAYSSSVAPVVHDHYGWPEAPRFAFAPCDDSELIELPVTTARLGGRTIAAGGGGFFRLLPYRFSRWAIGRVNGNDGRPAIFYFHPWEIDPEQPRIENAPLRSRVRHYSRLSAMEAKLERLLRDFRWGRVDRVAEMQKATVQ; this is encoded by the coding sequence ATGCTCAATGCGCTTTCGGTCGACATCGAAGACTGGTTCCAGGTCGGCGCGTTCGAGACCGTTATCGCGCGTGACGACTGGGATGCGCTCGCGCATCGCGTCGAGCGCAACAGCGACGCCGTCCTCGATCTGTTCGATCGCGCGGGCGTCAAGGGAACGTTTTTCACGCTGGGATGGGTGGCGGAACGCTATCCGGCCCTGATCCGGCGGATCGCAGAAGCCGGACATGAGGTCGCCAGCCATGGCTGGGACCATCGGCGCGTCTTCACGATGCAGCCCGAAGAGTTCCGCGCCGACATTCGCAAGGCGCGTGCAGCGCTCGAAGTCGCCGCGGGAGAGCGCGTGTCCGGTTACCGGGCGCCCAGCTTCTCGATCGATGCCCGCACGCCCTGGGCGCACGAAATTCTGGCGGAAGAGGGCTATGCCTATTCCTCGAGCGTCGCGCCCGTTGTCCACGATCATTATGGCTGGCCGGAGGCGCCGCGCTTCGCCTTTGCGCCGTGTGATGACAGCGAGCTGATCGAGCTGCCGGTCACGACAGCGCGGCTCGGCGGGCGTACGATCGCGGCGGGCGGCGGCGGTTTCTTCCGGCTGCTGCCCTATCGCTTTTCGCGTTGGGCGATCGGCCGGGTGAACGGCAATGACGGGCGGCCGGCGATATTCTATTTCCATCCCTGGGAGATCGACCCCGAACAGCCGCGCATCGAAAACGCGCCGCTCCGGTCCAGGGTCCGCCATTACAGCCGGCTGTCGGCGATGGAGGCCAAGCTCGAGCGCCTGCTCCGCGACTTCCGATGGGGGCGTGTCGACCGTGTCGCCGAAATGCAAAAGGCGACGGTCCAGTGA
- a CDS encoding phosphopantetheine-binding protein, translating to MASEAADTVDETLRAVLVDILGLAEAQVADFDADTELFGAIPELDSMAVAGLLTEIEDRLDIWIEDDEFETEILETFGNLLTFARQKTLK from the coding sequence ATGGCATCTGAAGCCGCCGATACGGTCGATGAGACGCTGCGCGCGGTGCTGGTCGACATCTTGGGCCTTGCCGAAGCGCAGGTCGCGGATTTCGATGCCGACACCGAATTGTTCGGCGCCATACCCGAACTGGATTCGATGGCGGTCGCCGGCCTCCTGACCGAGATCGAGGATCGGCTCGACATCTGGATCGAGGATGACGAGTTCGAGACCGAGATACTCGAAACCTTCGGCAATCTCCTGACCTTTGCCCGGCAAAAGACACTTAAGTGA
- a CDS encoding GNAT family N-acetyltransferase: MTVNVKLFDSLADVMADAGDALDRSQQPSLYDRIAWFEMTSKHCGSDERSPLVARALRGDSAAWLFLCRTGPRRAEALASWYTLAFDVVRRGEDDSLLVAIAGALKELALIELAPLANPEPIERAFETADWKAVRAVWSENWELQPPKDFESFWEARPGKLRSTVKRKAKKANLEIAIHRAFDGQAWDDYRKVYAQSWKPEEGSWGFMRAFAESEGSAGALRLGIAYRDGAPVAAQLWHVENGRATIHKLAYAENAKSYSPGSILSEAMFRHVIEEDQPDIIDYGTGSEPYKADWMDAPRPLYELKLYNPRQPRAWLPLLRHRFSGLVRRASSD, translated from the coding sequence ATGACAGTTAACGTAAAGCTATTCGATAGCCTGGCCGACGTCATGGCCGATGCCGGCGATGCGCTCGACCGTTCGCAACAGCCCAGCCTTTACGATCGGATCGCATGGTTCGAGATGACGTCGAAACATTGCGGCAGCGACGAGAGGTCGCCGCTGGTCGCCCGGGCCCTTCGCGGCGATTCTGCCGCATGGCTGTTCCTCTGCCGGACCGGCCCGCGGCGTGCCGAGGCGCTGGCGAGCTGGTATACTCTGGCATTCGACGTCGTTCGCCGAGGCGAAGATGACAGTCTCCTCGTCGCGATCGCCGGAGCGCTCAAGGAGCTGGCGTTGATCGAGCTTGCGCCCCTGGCAAATCCGGAGCCCATCGAACGGGCATTCGAAACGGCAGACTGGAAAGCCGTCAGAGCGGTTTGGAGCGAAAACTGGGAGTTGCAGCCGCCCAAGGATTTCGAAAGCTTCTGGGAAGCGCGGCCAGGTAAATTGCGCTCGACGGTAAAACGCAAAGCCAAAAAGGCCAATCTCGAAATCGCGATCCATCGTGCGTTCGACGGGCAAGCCTGGGACGATTACCGGAAAGTCTATGCGCAGAGCTGGAAACCCGAAGAAGGCTCCTGGGGCTTCATGCGGGCATTCGCAGAGAGCGAAGGTTCGGCTGGCGCACTCCGGCTCGGCATTGCCTATCGCGATGGGGCGCCGGTGGCGGCGCAGCTCTGGCATGTCGAGAACGGCCGGGCGACGATCCACAAGCTCGCCTATGCCGAAAACGCGAAGTCCTATTCTCCCGGATCGATCCTGAGCGAGGCCATGTTTCGTCACGTCATCGAGGAGGATCAGCCCGACATCATCGATTACGGCACCGGCAGCGAACCGTATAAGGCGGACTGGATGGATGCGCCGCGCCCGCTCTACGAACTGAAACTCTATAATCCGCGGCAGCCACGAGCCTGGCTGCCCCTGCTCCGCCACCGATTCTCGGGTCTTGTCCGCCGCGCTTCGAGCGATTAG
- a CDS encoding exopolysaccharide biosynthesis protein, with product MNKHSSIRSSGSLLERASEKFDFAAALRGAATEFPVDDAVPTADPAASPAPAVAPAFDREAVCVDRVALAEAGFVLPDQRPGPLAEEFRIVKRQLLLRAAGEGGPPIGNGRMILVCSAKPDEGKTFCSVNLALSMARETDLDIVLADSDLNNPEIAALMGVEDGPGLMDAVADPAIDIESCLVRTDISNLSLLRAGRRTDDATELLASQRTSEIFRALLASNPTRIAIFDSPPALSASPASVLAMHAGQTVLVVKADTTNEAELREALGLLDGCDHIQLLLNGVTFTPNGKRFSEYYGYGE from the coding sequence ATGAACAAGCACAGCTCCATCCGCTCTTCCGGTTCGCTGCTCGAGCGCGCCTCGGAAAAATTCGATTTCGCGGCCGCGCTGCGCGGCGCCGCCACCGAGTTTCCGGTCGACGATGCGGTGCCGACCGCCGATCCCGCCGCGTCGCCCGCTCCGGCTGTCGCACCGGCCTTCGACCGCGAAGCGGTCTGCGTCGACCGGGTCGCGCTGGCCGAAGCCGGTTTCGTGTTGCCCGATCAGCGCCCGGGCCCGCTCGCCGAAGAATTCCGCATCGTCAAGCGCCAGCTGCTGCTTCGGGCGGCCGGCGAGGGCGGACCGCCGATTGGAAATGGCCGGATGATCCTCGTCTGCTCGGCCAAACCCGATGAGGGGAAGACTTTCTGTTCGGTCAATCTCGCGCTGTCGATGGCGCGCGAAACCGATCTCGACATCGTGCTCGCCGACAGCGATCTCAACAATCCGGAAATCGCCGCCTTGATGGGCGTGGAAGACGGGCCGGGACTGATGGATGCCGTCGCGGATCCGGCGATCGACATCGAATCCTGCCTGGTGCGGACCGATATCTCCAATCTCTCGCTGTTGCGGGCGGGCCGTCGAACCGATGACGCCACCGAATTGCTGGCGTCACAGCGGACGAGCGAGATTTTCCGGGCGCTGCTGGCCAGCAACCCGACACGCATCGCGATTTTCGATTCGCCGCCCGCGCTTTCGGCCTCGCCGGCCTCGGTGCTCGCCATGCATGCCGGCCAGACCGTGCTGGTCGTCAAGGCGGACACCACGAACGAAGCGGAACTGCGCGAAGCGCTGGGGCTGCTCGACGGCTGCGATCACATTCAGCTGCTTCTCAACGGCGTCACCTTCACGCCGAACGGCAAGCGGTTCAGCGAATATTACGGGTACGGGGAATGA
- a CDS encoding XrtA system polysaccharide chain length determinant, producing MNGIYEEIRIALHAIWQRRWLALAVAWGVAILGWLVIAMIPNSYTSQARIYVQQESVLTNEIGVTGREQRANIERIRQTLASTANLEQVVRQTDLAQQATTDAQVRSLASQLRANVMVAAQQDPNSFGQPGNMFEISASWDGPGLARQINQKLIDVFVEENLAGTRAEATQSVEFLDRQIAEREQRLQQMEERRANFESEYSGLLPGTGTIAQRMEQARSELRNIEGDLAAAQSSLSTVQAQLGATSATTSVAGGGVAAGPATARLNALQAQLADARARGWTDQHPDVVALESQISRARAQARGERGSGRRFGGGVSNPLYTSLRSMLADRQAQVAALTARRDQLRAGIEQIERQRTTNPGQLAELQQLDRDYLALQTQYNQLVADRERVRLRGDVVTETDSNTFRVVDPPSMPSAPAAPNRPLLLILVLFAAIALGIAAAFAQGQLKTTYPTARRLGSGTGLPVLGAISEVVKPADAEIRRQNFRRFAAGTAALFGVFVVLMAVEFIQRGMAA from the coding sequence ATGAACGGCATCTACGAAGAAATCAGGATCGCACTGCACGCGATCTGGCAGCGCCGCTGGCTGGCGCTGGCGGTCGCCTGGGGCGTCGCCATCCTCGGTTGGCTCGTGATCGCGATGATCCCGAACAGCTACACCTCGCAGGCGCGCATCTACGTCCAGCAGGAATCGGTGCTGACCAACGAAATCGGCGTCACGGGCCGCGAACAGCGCGCGAATATCGAGCGCATCCGCCAGACCCTGGCATCGACCGCCAATCTCGAACAGGTCGTCCGCCAGACCGATCTCGCGCAACAGGCGACGACCGACGCGCAGGTGCGCTCGCTAGCATCGCAGCTGCGCGCGAACGTTATGGTGGCCGCGCAGCAGGATCCGAACAGCTTCGGACAGCCTGGCAACATGTTCGAGATCAGCGCCAGCTGGGACGGCCCGGGGCTCGCCCGGCAGATCAATCAGAAGCTCATCGATGTCTTCGTCGAGGAAAATCTCGCCGGAACGCGCGCCGAAGCGACCCAGTCGGTCGAATTCCTCGATCGCCAGATCGCCGAGCGCGAGCAGCGCCTCCAGCAGATGGAAGAGCGCCGCGCCAATTTCGAAAGCGAATATAGCGGTCTGCTGCCCGGCACGGGCACGATCGCCCAGCGCATGGAACAGGCGCGGTCCGAACTCCGCAACATCGAGGGCGATCTTGCCGCGGCGCAGAGCTCGCTATCGACAGTCCAGGCGCAATTGGGCGCGACGTCCGCCACGACCAGCGTCGCCGGCGGCGGTGTAGCGGCCGGACCGGCCACGGCGCGGCTCAATGCGCTCCAGGCGCAGCTGGCCGACGCCCGGGCGCGGGGCTGGACCGACCAGCATCCCGACGTCGTCGCGCTCGAATCCCAGATTTCCCGGGCGCGGGCACAGGCGCGCGGTGAACGCGGAAGCGGGCGCCGGTTTGGCGGCGGCGTGTCGAACCCGCTCTACACGTCCCTGCGCTCGATGCTCGCCGATCGTCAGGCGCAGGTCGCGGCCCTGACCGCGCGGCGCGATCAGTTGCGGGCCGGTATCGAACAGATCGAGCGCCAGCGCACGACCAATCCGGGCCAGCTTGCCGAGCTCCAGCAGCTCGATCGCGACTATCTGGCGCTGCAGACCCAGTATAACCAGCTGGTCGCCGACCGCGAACGCGTGCGGCTGCGCGGCGACGTCGTCACCGAAACCGACAGCAACACTTTCCGCGTCGTCGATCCGCCCAGCATGCCGAGCGCGCCCGCCGCGCCCAACCGGCCGCTGTTGCTGATCCTCGTCCTGTTCGCCGCGATTGCCCTGGGTATCGCGGCCGCCTTCGCGCAAGGCCAGCTCAAGACCACCTATCCGACCGCCCGGCGGCTCGGCAGCGGTACCGGTCTTCCCGTACTCGGCGCGATCAGCGAAGTCGTGAAGCCGGCCGATGCCGAAATCCGCAGGCAGAATTTCCGGCGTTTCGCGGCCGGCACCGCTGCTCTCTTCGGCGTGTTCGTCGTCCTGATGGCGGTCGAATTCATCCAGCGCGGCATGGCAGCCTGA
- a CDS encoding hydrolase 1, exosortase A system-associated, producing MRSQFAFECGGEQLVGSLDPADGKTGVIIVTGGGQTRFGAHRGFAQLGAALAKTGYPVMRYDRRGVGDSSGEDPGFEASAPDLQAAVDAFREQLPNLSYIVGFGLCDGATTLCLHHRQCGVDAMILANPWVVEAAANEPPAAAIKSHYRDQLLSFAGWKRLLTGGIDYRKAVAGVLKIAKPRQSDGSLAQRVAEALAASNTPGHIVLAKDDATAIGFDDEWQKGALASLSREARFGREVIDTDAHSFARDGDFEQLIKSCRDALRRFDETF from the coding sequence ATGCGATCGCAATTCGCCTTTGAATGTGGCGGGGAGCAGCTTGTCGGGTCGCTGGACCCGGCAGACGGCAAGACCGGCGTTATCATTGTCACCGGGGGCGGTCAGACGCGCTTCGGCGCGCATCGCGGCTTCGCCCAATTGGGTGCCGCACTGGCGAAGACTGGGTATCCGGTGATGCGGTACGACCGGCGCGGCGTCGGCGACAGTTCGGGCGAGGATCCCGGGTTCGAGGCCAGCGCGCCCGATCTCCAGGCGGCGGTCGACGCTTTTCGCGAACAGCTGCCGAACCTTTCGTATATCGTCGGCTTCGGCCTGTGCGATGGTGCCACGACGCTGTGCCTCCATCACCGCCAATGCGGCGTCGACGCCATGATCCTAGCCAATCCATGGGTGGTCGAAGCGGCGGCCAACGAACCGCCCGCAGCGGCCATCAAGAGCCATTATCGGGATCAACTGCTGAGTTTCGCCGGCTGGAAACGCCTGCTGACCGGCGGGATCGACTATCGTAAGGCCGTCGCCGGCGTTTTGAAGATCGCAAAACCGCGGCAAAGCGACGGCAGTCTCGCCCAGCGCGTCGCGGAAGCCCTCGCCGCATCGAACACACCCGGACACATCGTGTTGGCGAAAGACGACGCCACGGCCATCGGCTTCGATGACGAATGGCAAAAGGGCGCGCTCGCATCGCTTTCCCGCGAGGCCCGGTTCGGCCGCGAGGTCATCGACACCGACGCGCACAGTTTTGCGCGCGATGGCGATTTCGAACAGCTGATAAAAAGCTGCCGTGATGCGCTCCGGCGGTTCGACGAGACCTTCTAG
- a CDS encoding pyridoxal-dependent decarboxylase, exosortase A system-associated, giving the protein MKPIGPIPPAFSGQQGELEIGGIPVSELAERAGRTPFFVYDLDLATAQVERFRAALPAEIHLHFAVKANPHPSVIQHLMDKTDGLDMASGGELERVRDCGADMAHVSFAGPGKRDPELELAISLGATLNLESETEAERALAIGHRLGVTPRLAVRVNPDFELKGSGMSMGGGAKPFGVDQERVPALVEHILGKGADWRGFHIYSGSQSLDADAISESQEASIALAAKLALAIGEAPKSVNLGGGFGIPYTANDTPLDVEAVGARLSEALAGRDPILADTQFMIELGRWLIGEAGVYIARILDRKMSKGALFLVTDGGMHHHLAASGNFGMVMKRNYPVAIASHMDGEAVEEATVVGPLCTPLDRLAADIAVPRAEIGDYVAVFASGAYGLSASPVNFLSHPTAAEIVVKGGKITK; this is encoded by the coding sequence ATGAAACCGATTGGACCGATACCGCCGGCCTTTTCCGGGCAGCAGGGCGAGCTCGAAATAGGCGGGATCCCGGTATCCGAACTCGCCGAACGGGCGGGCCGGACCCCGTTTTTCGTCTATGATCTCGATCTGGCGACAGCCCAGGTCGAGCGGTTCCGGGCGGCGCTGCCCGCGGAAATTCATTTGCATTTTGCTGTTAAGGCCAATCCTCACCCATCTGTAATACAACATTTAATGGACAAAACCGACGGTCTCGACATGGCCTCGGGTGGCGAACTGGAACGGGTGCGCGACTGCGGCGCCGACATGGCGCATGTCAGCTTTGCCGGCCCGGGCAAGCGCGATCCGGAGCTGGAACTGGCTATTTCGCTTGGCGCTACGCTCAATCTGGAATCCGAAACCGAGGCGGAACGGGCATTGGCGATCGGCCATCGGCTTGGCGTCACGCCGCGGCTCGCGGTGCGCGTAAACCCCGATTTCGAACTCAAGGGTTCGGGCATGAGCATGGGCGGTGGCGCCAAGCCGTTCGGCGTCGACCAAGAGCGCGTGCCGGCACTGGTCGAGCATATCCTCGGCAAAGGCGCGGATTGGCGCGGTTTTCATATCTATTCGGGGTCGCAGTCGCTCGATGCCGATGCCATCTCCGAAAGCCAGGAGGCGAGTATCGCGCTCGCGGCCAAGCTTGCACTGGCGATCGGCGAAGCCCCGAAAAGCGTCAATCTGGGCGGCGGCTTCGGGATTCCGTATACGGCTAACGATACGCCGCTCGACGTCGAGGCCGTCGGCGCGCGCCTGTCCGAAGCCTTGGCTGGCCGCGACCCGATCCTCGCCGACACCCAGTTCATGATCGAGCTCGGGCGCTGGCTCATCGGCGAGGCGGGCGTCTATATCGCGCGGATTCTCGACCGCAAGATGAGCAAAGGCGCGCTCTTCCTCGTGACTGACGGCGGTATGCACCATCATCTCGCCGCGTCGGGGAATTTCGGCATGGTGATGAAGCGGAACTACCCGGTGGCGATCGCCTCGCACATGGACGGCGAGGCCGTCGAAGAGGCCACGGTCGTCGGCCCGCTCTGCACACCGCTCGACCGGCTGGCCGCCGACATCGCTGTCCCGCGGGCCGAGATCGGCGACTATGTCGCTGTGTTCGCGTCGGGCGCTTATGGTTTAAGCGCAAGTCCCGTAAACTTTCTCAGCCATCCGACTGCGGCGGAGATCGTGGTTAAGGGCGGAAAAATAACCAAATAA